One window of the Allosaccharopolyspora coralli genome contains the following:
- a CDS encoding LolA family protein has protein sequence MQSRRVAVVATAGAAAGVLGLAALSLPSATANPTLPEIPPEKLVESVMTSSPPAFSGTVTVDNALGLPALPGAGGEDSGVGAMLADGEHTMRVWSDGADRHRVSLPSESGERTIVHDGSTVWTWDSATRTASRSDVDPAKQQQREPHHAQERPADPAEAARAVVGTLRESSTVTVDGTASVAGRDAYELVLTPKPSERTVLREVRVAVDAEKRVPLNVVVNTHGSDDPALRVGFSELDMTVPEARLFQFTPPAGTTVEEPQRQEKAPEQAQKPPHRKVGDGWDTVTVSRLPEQALQQGDDEQNRQDGPGGQDVRALADQVGTKVSGPWGDGWVVTTKAGSALLTSDGRVAVGAVPEQVLTDAIGNS, from the coding sequence ATGCAGAGCAGAAGGGTCGCGGTCGTCGCGACGGCCGGAGCGGCGGCGGGCGTGCTCGGACTGGCAGCGTTGAGCCTGCCGAGTGCGACCGCGAACCCGACGCTGCCCGAGATCCCACCGGAGAAGCTCGTCGAGTCCGTCATGACCTCGTCACCACCGGCGTTCAGCGGCACCGTGACGGTGGACAACGCGCTGGGCCTTCCCGCGCTCCCGGGCGCCGGCGGCGAGGACAGCGGCGTCGGCGCGATGCTCGCCGACGGCGAGCACACCATGCGGGTCTGGTCCGACGGCGCCGACCGGCATCGGGTGTCCCTGCCGTCGGAGTCGGGCGAGCGCACGATCGTCCACGACGGGTCGACGGTGTGGACGTGGGACTCGGCGACCCGAACCGCCTCCCGCTCCGACGTGGACCCGGCGAAACAGCAGCAGCGGGAGCCGCACCACGCCCAGGAGCGTCCAGCGGACCCGGCCGAGGCCGCGCGCGCCGTCGTCGGCACCCTCCGGGAGTCCAGCACCGTGACGGTGGACGGAACGGCCAGCGTCGCCGGCCGCGACGCCTACGAGCTCGTCCTCACGCCGAAGCCGAGCGAACGCACGGTGCTGCGCGAGGTTCGGGTCGCGGTCGACGCCGAGAAGCGGGTGCCGCTGAACGTCGTGGTCAACACCCACGGTTCGGACGATCCCGCGCTGCGAGTCGGGTTCTCCGAACTGGACATGACCGTGCCCGAAGCGCGCCTGTTCCAGTTCACCCCGCCCGCCGGGACGACGGTGGAAGAACCGCAGCGGCAGGAGAAGGCTCCGGAGCAGGCGCAGAAGCCGCCGCACCGCAAGGTCGGCGACGGCTGGGACACGGTGACGGTGAGCCGCTTGCCCGAGCAGGCACTGCAGCAGGGCGACGACGAGCAGAACCGCCAGGACGGCCCCGGCGGGCAGGACGTCCGGGCACTCGCCGACCAGGTCGGCACGAAGGTGTCCGGGCCGTGGGGCGACGGCTGGGTCGTGACCACGAAGGCGGGTTCGGCACTGCTGACCTCGGACGGGCGTGTCGCCGTCGGCGCCGTGCCGGAGCAGGTGCTGACCGACGCGATCGGGAACTCCTGA
- a CDS encoding response regulator transcription factor, with protein sequence MSAREIGDEAGEAPRVLVVDDEAGVRTALRRGLAAEGMHVEIAADGHDALTLAGTGAFDVIVLDIMLPGLSGYRVLQQLRADGVTTPVLMLSAKDGEVDQADGLDLGADGYLVKPFSFLVLVAHVRALVRRNDITSRQSMLRIGELEIDRDRRQVRWNGAEVELSPREYGLLVALASQPGSVLTKDDLVRTVWGRDQFVTRNVVEVYIGYLRRKLTAVGAGELVHTVRGHGYRVSADPA encoded by the coding sequence ATGTCAGCGCGTGAGATCGGGGACGAGGCGGGTGAGGCGCCTCGGGTCCTCGTGGTCGACGACGAGGCAGGCGTTCGCACCGCGCTGCGTCGCGGACTCGCCGCCGAAGGCATGCACGTCGAGATCGCCGCCGACGGCCACGACGCCCTGACCCTGGCAGGCACCGGAGCCTTCGACGTCATCGTCCTCGACATCATGCTGCCCGGCCTCTCCGGATACCGGGTTCTGCAGCAGCTGCGCGCGGATGGCGTGACGACTCCGGTACTGATGCTCTCGGCGAAGGACGGCGAGGTCGACCAGGCCGACGGGCTCGACCTCGGTGCGGACGGCTACCTGGTCAAACCGTTCTCCTTCCTGGTGCTGGTCGCCCACGTGAGAGCACTGGTGCGGCGCAACGACATCACGTCCCGGCAGAGCATGCTGCGCATCGGTGAACTGGAGATCGACCGGGACCGTCGTCAGGTGCGCTGGAACGGCGCGGAGGTCGAGCTCTCGCCACGCGAGTACGGCCTGCTCGTCGCACTGGCGAGCCAGCCGGGATCGGTGTTGACCAAGGACGACCTGGTGCGCACCGTCTGGGGGCGGGACCAGTTCGTGACCCGCAACGTCGTCGAGGTCTACATCGGCTACCTGCGGCGCAAGCTCACCGCCGTCGGTGCGGGCGAGCTCGTGCACACCGTCCGTGGACACGGCTACCGCGTCAGCGCCGATCCGGCATGA
- a CDS encoding sensor histidine kinase, with protein sequence MRRVLTSVRAWWARRTVQFRTSFVAAAVALVGLALLARISIAFIGWFLLESVDTELRVTAESAAERLATGTPPGPLAGADLRVLDTAGEPVDGRPGPELSPWELNELKAGNGVFDRGGRSLNNGDRPPQRWIGQVVPAPQGQPLLVLAGTGLVGHDNTLGVASALLWTSSVIAAGTVWAATWVVVRRSLRPVQNMRLAATRLPEGERLPVPTARDELRFLAEALNGMLAGRDADTRRLRRFTGDAAHELRNPVASIRAQAEVAVVHPDPELTQDTLADIAAEAQRLSDLVESLLALSRAESIVPESEPVELVAAAQAAADRAMLGGSRPKVQLSTPTGAVVVLAAANEVATVLDNLLSNAARYARALVRLSVLPAGGGWVRLVVDDDGPGIPDEQRARVFDRFHRVEADRARRSGGAGIGLALVAEAVRRRGGTVHAGRSPEGGARIEVRWPAPGAQPSHRA encoded by the coding sequence ATGAGGCGAGTGCTCACCTCGGTCCGAGCCTGGTGGGCGCGGCGGACGGTCCAGTTCCGCACCAGCTTCGTGGCGGCGGCGGTCGCGCTCGTCGGGCTCGCGCTGCTCGCCCGGATCAGCATCGCGTTCATCGGCTGGTTCCTGCTCGAGTCCGTCGACACCGAACTGCGGGTCACGGCCGAGTCCGCAGCCGAGCGCTTGGCCACCGGGACGCCGCCGGGACCGCTGGCGGGGGCCGACCTGCGGGTGCTCGACACCGCCGGGGAGCCCGTGGACGGTCGCCCCGGACCGGAGCTGTCCCCCTGGGAACTCAACGAGCTCAAGGCGGGAAACGGAGTGTTCGACCGTGGCGGGCGATCCCTGAACAACGGCGACAGGCCCCCGCAGCGGTGGATCGGTCAGGTCGTGCCGGCTCCGCAGGGGCAGCCGCTGCTCGTGCTGGCCGGTACCGGGCTCGTCGGCCACGACAACACGCTCGGGGTGGCGTCGGCGCTGCTGTGGACGAGCTCGGTCATCGCCGCCGGGACCGTGTGGGCGGCGACCTGGGTCGTGGTGCGCCGCTCGCTGCGGCCGGTCCAGAACATGCGGCTCGCGGCGACGAGACTGCCGGAGGGGGAGCGGTTGCCCGTTCCGACGGCGCGGGACGAGTTGCGCTTCCTCGCCGAAGCGCTCAACGGAATGCTGGCCGGGCGCGACGCCGACACCCGGCGGTTGCGCAGGTTCACCGGGGACGCGGCGCACGAGCTGCGCAACCCGGTCGCGTCGATCCGGGCGCAGGCAGAGGTCGCGGTCGTGCACCCGGACCCGGAACTCACGCAGGACACGCTCGCCGACATCGCCGCCGAGGCACAGCGTCTGTCGGATCTCGTGGAGAGCCTGCTGGCGCTGTCCCGAGCGGAGTCGATCGTGCCGGAGTCCGAGCCCGTGGAACTCGTCGCCGCTGCTCAAGCTGCGGCGGACCGTGCGATGCTCGGGGGATCGCGTCCGAAAGTGCAGCTCAGCACGCCCACGGGCGCTGTCGTCGTCCTTGCCGCTGCGAACGAGGTCGCCACGGTGCTCGACAACCTGCTGTCCAACGCGGCTCGGTACGCGCGGGCGCTCGTACGGCTCTCCGTGCTGCCCGCAGGCGGTGGCTGGGTGCGGCTGGTCGTCGACGACGACGGCCCCGGCATTCCGGACGAGCAACGCGCGCGGGTGTTCGACCGCTTCCACCGCGTCGAAGCCGATCGGGCGAGGCGTAGCGGCGGAGCCGGGATCGGCCTCGCGTTGGTCGCCGAAGCCGTCCGGCGGCGAGGTGGCACTGTGCACGCCGGTCGTTCGCCCGAGGGAGGCGCTCGCATCGAGGTGCGCTGGCCCGCCCCGGGCGCGCAGCCGTCGCACCGGGCGTAG
- a CDS encoding NUDIX domain-containing protein — protein sequence MRRSAAVDAPAHTVAAVLREPSTLVRALAGAGVRARVSDTVGRLLVPGDEVRLGFPFSPWMVPTWLRVVRATPNGMRVVLVRGLWRELTVEASLTELGGRTELVAEFRGTAAFGAASRRSVEHALDTVVREIGAVAQDWAGRRVVVGAAIVHDGLLLTQQRRFPVADAGRWELPGGRVEPGESEVDAVVRECNEELGVGVAVDGGVAAGGSGGATSRVGTDVPLEPDSVLRIHRARLLDPSEVPRPIEHRRLRWVGAAELGELDWLEADRVLVHSLRLMEA from the coding sequence ATGCGGAGATCGGCTGCGGTGGACGCGCCCGCGCACACCGTGGCGGCGGTGCTGCGGGAGCCCTCGACGCTCGTTCGCGCGCTCGCGGGCGCGGGTGTTCGGGCCCGGGTTTCGGACACGGTCGGGCGGCTGTTGGTCCCCGGGGACGAGGTGCGGCTCGGGTTCCCGTTCAGTCCGTGGATGGTGCCGACGTGGTTGCGAGTCGTGCGTGCCACCCCGAACGGCATGCGTGTGGTTCTCGTGCGCGGGTTGTGGCGTGAGCTGACCGTCGAAGCGTCGCTCACCGAGCTCGGCGGGCGAACTGAGCTTGTCGCCGAGTTCCGGGGGACGGCCGCGTTCGGGGCCGCGTCTCGCCGCAGCGTGGAGCATGCGCTCGACACGGTGGTGCGCGAAATCGGCGCGGTAGCCCAAGACTGGGCCGGCCGCCGGGTCGTGGTGGGTGCGGCGATCGTCCACGACGGACTGCTTCTCACACAGCAGCGACGATTTCCCGTTGCCGACGCCGGGCGCTGGGAGCTTCCCGGCGGGCGGGTGGAGCCTGGTGAGTCCGAAGTGGACGCGGTGGTCCGGGAATGCAATGAGGAATTGGGCGTCGGCGTGGCCGTGGACGGCGGCGTGGCGGCGGGCGGGAGCGGAGGCGCGACGAGCAGAGTCGGGACCGACGTGCCGTTGGAACCGGACAGCGTGCTGCGGATCCATCGGGCGCGTCTGCTCGACCCGTCGGAGGTCCCGCGACCGATCGAACACCGGCGGCTGCGGTGGGTCGGCGCGGCCGAACTCGGCGAGCTGGACTGGCTCGAGGCCGACCGCGTCCTCGTCCACTCCCTGCGGCTCATGGAAGCGTGA
- a CDS encoding ABC-F family ATP-binding cassette domain-containing protein produces the protein MTRGDRRVLTDVTITVSHRSRLAVVGENGRGKTTLLHAFAGLLLPDQGTVTRVGTIGMARQELTAAPGATVGTVTDAALHTSVAALAALDAATGELADGVDGAEDRYATALEAATRLDAWDAERRVDIALDALGACADRNRELDTLSAGQRYRVRLACLLGARHDILLLDEPTNHLDADGLAFLTRRLREHDGGLAVVSHDRALLADVAAEFLDLDPSRDGRPTLYAGGYDAWQHARCRDRERWAADHAAQQDERRRLTEAVAQARDRLSTGWRPDKGTGKHQRQSRAPGVVQALHRQQAALDAHEITVPAPPLTLRWPELGARAGTRLLRADDITVAGRLTEPVSLDIGAADRLVVTGENGAGKSTLLSVLSGDLAPTTGGVTHTKAARIAVLSQEVPPWNRHGDAERSGREVYERRVGRLVAAGTIHDGDAVALSTLGLLDRDAMRTTVGRMSEGQRRRLQLALELAVRPNLVLLDEPTNHLSATVVDELTEALHHTGAAAIVATHDRQMLRAVASWPRLHLSGKGVGQRA, from the coding sequence GTGACCCGCGGCGACCGCCGGGTCCTGACCGACGTCACGATCACGGTCTCGCACCGCTCGCGACTGGCTGTGGTCGGCGAGAACGGGCGCGGCAAGACCACCCTGCTGCACGCCTTCGCCGGCCTGCTCTTGCCCGATCAGGGCACGGTCACGCGTGTCGGCACGATCGGCATGGCACGTCAGGAGCTCACCGCCGCACCAGGTGCGACGGTGGGAACGGTCACCGACGCCGCCCTGCACACCTCGGTCGCGGCACTGGCGGCGTTGGACGCCGCGACCGGGGAGCTGGCCGACGGTGTCGACGGCGCCGAAGACCGCTACGCCACGGCGCTCGAGGCCGCGACTCGCCTGGATGCATGGGATGCCGAGCGCCGGGTCGACATCGCTCTCGACGCGCTCGGAGCGTGCGCCGACCGGAACCGCGAGCTGGACACGTTGTCGGCGGGGCAGCGCTACAGGGTACGGCTGGCCTGTCTGCTCGGCGCTCGGCACGACATCCTGTTGCTCGACGAACCCACGAACCACCTCGACGCCGACGGCCTGGCCTTCCTGACTCGCCGACTGCGCGAGCACGACGGGGGGCTGGCGGTGGTCAGCCACGACCGCGCACTGCTAGCCGACGTCGCCGCCGAGTTCCTCGACCTCGACCCCAGCCGCGACGGCAGGCCGACGCTCTACGCCGGTGGTTACGACGCCTGGCAACACGCACGGTGCCGCGACCGGGAACGCTGGGCTGCCGACCACGCGGCCCAGCAGGACGAACGACGCCGGTTGACGGAGGCCGTCGCCCAGGCTCGGGACCGACTGTCCACCGGTTGGCGTCCGGACAAGGGCACCGGCAAGCACCAGCGCCAGTCCCGTGCGCCCGGCGTGGTCCAGGCCCTGCACCGCCAGCAAGCCGCCCTCGACGCTCACGAGATCACAGTGCCGGCCCCGCCGCTGACGCTGCGCTGGCCCGAACTCGGTGCCCGAGCCGGTACGAGGCTGTTGCGTGCCGACGACATCACCGTTGCCGGGCGCCTGACGGAACCCGTGTCGCTCGACATCGGCGCCGCGGACCGGCTCGTGGTCACCGGGGAGAACGGCGCGGGAAAGTCGACCTTGCTCTCCGTCCTTTCCGGCGATCTCGCGCCCACCACAGGCGGCGTCACCCACACCAAGGCCGCGAGGATCGCCGTACTGTCCCAAGAGGTACCGCCGTGGAACCGCCACGGCGACGCCGAACGCTCGGGGCGCGAAGTCTACGAGCGTCGTGTCGGCAGGCTCGTCGCCGCCGGCACGATCCACGACGGCGATGCGGTGGCGCTCAGCACACTCGGGCTGCTGGACCGCGACGCCATGCGCACCACGGTCGGGCGGATGTCCGAGGGGCAACGGCGACGCCTGCAGCTGGCGCTCGAACTCGCCGTCCGGCCGAACCTCGTCCTGCTCGACGAACCCACCAACCACCTTTCAGCGACCGTCGTCGACGAGCTCACCGAAGCGCTGCACCACACCGGGGCTGCCGCGATCGTGGCTACGCACGATCGCCAGATGTTGCGCGCCGTGGCGAGCTGGCCCCGACTGCACCTGTCCGGGAAGGGAGTCGGCCAGCGGGCGTGA